The following coding sequences are from one Rathayibacter sp. SW19 window:
- a CDS encoding cupin domain-containing protein has translation MPHQHSEDRVYTVISGVFYVGLGSRFDEEPIDAYPPGTVIVLPSGTPHFHWAKSGEYVTQVSAIGPLGLEYVDPADDPRNQ, from the coding sequence ATGCCACACCAGCATTCGGAAGACCGGGTCTATACCGTCATCTCCGGTGTCTTCTACGTCGGACTGGGGAGCCGGTTTGACGAAGAACCCATAGACGCCTACCCGCCGGGCACCGTCATTGTGCTCCCCAGCGGCACCCCACATTTCCACTGGGCGAAGTCCGGTGAATACGTCACCCAGGTCTCGGCCATCGGGCCGCTTGGTCTTGAATATGTAGACCCGGCTGACGACCCTCGGAACCAGTAA